The Microplitis mediator isolate UGA2020A chromosome 4, iyMicMedi2.1, whole genome shotgun sequence nucleotide sequence atattaaatgaatatataaataattgtatgtttattttcatgtttttttttcttctgaatACAAgtgtcaaaataatttatcagaattcaatatttataataattaaaaatatttaatttccataaattcactggttaaaatttaatttaaacattctAATGACATATAGGAGAAAGTTATGGTTTTCTTTaacaattttgtaatttacgtAGTAAACAATATGTGAATATCAGACAACTGACGTCATCTAGCCATCATCCGTGAAGATTGtaattattcttatatttTACGAGTGTTAATGGTTCACTGCGTTTTCAAGTCAGTTTGACTCTTAATATGTATAAATAGTAAACttttattgagttataaaataatccttatatcataaattatattaagcTCAACACAATTGACAACTATAAAATGATAACGACATAATTatagctttatatttttaaattatcaattacttGTAATTGTTGATTTTACGGGTAATTGAATTTACGATAacgagaacaaaaaaaaacattctcatgagacaataatatttttataatacacgcgaatttaaaacaaaataataaatactaaataataagtatattttttttttatttttacttttcaatacttatttttaatgcaaactaactaaatttatcatttaggTGATAATATAATAGACTAATTATCAATTACATGGCATGCAGCTCAGTAACGAGACAAGTATGTTAAATTGACTAGTACACCCACAAGTTTAACAATCAACTTGACAATTTAATCTTTCACGACCAGGACATCTATCTACTTGACCTATAGTTGTAATATTTTCGATGGATTATACAGTAAAAGTTAACGTACGAACTTTGACATAACTATCTATAacttttgattaattttgacaactgatgaaaaattttccaatgaataataaaaaatcgaaattaatATAACTATACACTGAAGCATCAAGCTTTAAAACGTATTCTTAATACTATTAACATAATCAAGTTAAAAAGTACTTGGTTGTGGCACATTTATGACTATGCACGGAAACTTCTCTTGGCCAGCTTGACAGTTTAGCTTTAACTTATTCTCTTGTCACGCCATGTTGCAACGTTGCAACGTTTCAATTTGATTTCattttaccatatatttttatattttcccacAACACCAGACACATTTTCTTAACGCATGTCCTTCCTACTATTAGTGCATGTGAATTAATCTAGGTGCCATAACGTTACTCATCGTTATAAGTATaacaattacaaaaataaaaaaataacgattaGTTTTAGTAAagtaagattaaaaaaaaataacaaactaaacaaaaaaaatctacttgaaattaatcgattcttacgatttatttatattcactataaacctttttttttttcttatagacaagctataaatttaatattaatcgCAACGTTGATTTTTAGTACGTGAAAGCATCTTCGTATATACAATTAAGAAGTCCAGCTGGCGCACACAAATGACCACGAGGCAATGTTAAaattctctttctctttctatCCTCGCACTATTTACGTggcattatttttattattattattattatttttttcaggtttTAAATCACAGTAAAACAATTATATCCACcttttaattaatcacttaataatttaaattcatgttaagtaaataatatttatatttagaaaacaaaaacaCAGTGTTCATACTGATTAAACAGTTATTACAGTTAATATTAAGTTTAAGTAACAAGAGTATGTGAAACACACAGTATCGGGACATGTGTAGCGGTAACCAGCAGTAAGCTTTGTTGCTGGATCTTGGCTTGATACGTAACCCAATGTCGTACCGGGGGGCCTGTGTGCGTCACACTACGCTTCTATATTTCTTCAATACAGTATACTATCCTCTGTTATCCCCCACGTCTATTCTCTCCCACTCCTTTAATTTCATAAtctctctttctttctctctcttccGTCTCTTTTTAATACTGTGCTGAGCTGAAAGCCTTCGACCGCCTTTACTTCGCGACTTGACTGTTTTATGCCATGTACCGACAGATACTTGCTATACTCGTATCACTGACAcaacacacacgcacacacgcatatatatatatgtatacgatATTACCCCTCTTCTTCTTTATATCTATCTTCACTTATTCTCTGTTCTATACTATATCTTCTTCGTAACATGATGCGTCGCCGAATAGAGTACGGACCAATGGAGCTTCATTTGTATTAGATAGATTACATTATGTTATATTGGTGTTCATAGTCGAttgaatagaaaattaaaacggCATAACCGCGCCTAGATTCATTTTCTTGTGTAACTAATGTTCTTACTATAATGAAGAAAACCTTCTGGTTACTTGCTAAGTATTAACTCTGAAGAAGGGGGGATTGATGTAATAGGTTATGCAAGTCATAAAAGAATGTAATATAAGGACGgacaagtttaaaaatcgaatgaataataaaatattctggaATAACTAATCAATTGTgatatatcataaaattattgatctTGGTGTAATAACTATATGTACAATAGTTGTGTCTGtcttgtaaattattattttatttcatattcgaacttaaaaaattaagtgaaaaaacaaaaattttaaacttattaatGCACCGAATCCATTTATAGATATTATAGGAGTACCCGTGAAAATCTAAAGAAtatatctattattattttatctaaatcAGTTAGTAGTTTTCCCGAAAGGTAGTTACAAATAAACTTACATATACAATGCATAATATGAATGAACTTCTTTTTATTGTTCTcagaaaagaaagaaaaatagaaagaaaaaCTTGTTGGAAAATCCGGAAAATGCAAATCTAGAATACTCATGTTAAGATAaagatatgtatatatggggcattccacgccaaatcaaccacttttgaactcgacccctttaatttggctgaaaattttttctctttttctaccctatcaaaaacgtttctcataattttttcaaattttttcacccaaccgaaaaaaagttataaatttttgaaaaaaatggctttttttattttaaatagctataactttttcaaaattcgactgattgggacgttttttttttcaaaatttttgtttttaaatgtactttttgaaaaaaaatacaaaaaaattattgcaacctatcttcattgtttttgtgtagatttttagaaaaaatcaaaaatttttcgatgtttaccattttcgattttttttttttatatgaaactttgacattttctgcagatcctcaaattttttcagagtgatgttttttcgatttatattttttttttccaattgaaaaaaaaaattttttacaactagccttatttttcatgacagcatgcttaaaatttttgagagtgctcagaaaattttcaaatttggaaaaaaaaaataaaaacaataaatttcaatggtaatgttcgaaataacttgaattttgttcgaaaaatcaagtttaaaaatagaaggaccttctgaataatttttttgtatttttttctgaaaactacatttaaaaacgaagaaaatgaaaaaaaaaagttttcatttggttcatttttggacagatgctggcaattaaaaaaaaaaatttttttaaccataaaacaatgagtgtagaaggaattttttttgaattgccagcattatttttaaacttgatttttcgaacaaaattcaaattatttcgaacattgccattgaaatttattgtttttattttttttttccaaatttgaaaattttctgagcactctcaaaaattttaagcatgctgtcatgaaaaataaggctagttgtaaacaatttttttttcaattggaaaaaaaaaatgtaaatcgaaaaaacatcactctgaaaaaatttgaggatctgcagaaaatgtcaaagtttcatataaaaaaaaaaaatcgaaaatggtaaacatcgaaaaatttttgattttttctaaaaatctacaaaaaaacaatgaagataggttgcaataatttttttgtattttttttcaaaaagtacatttaaaaacaaaaattttgaaaaaaaaaacgtcccaatcagtcgaattttgaaaaagttatagctatttaaaataaaaaaaagccattttttcaaaaatttataactttttttcggatgggtgaaaaaatttgaaaaaattatgagaaacgtttttgatagggtagaaaaagagaaaaaattttcagccaaattaaaggggtcgagttcaaaagtggttgatttggcgtggaatgccccatatatatcatatataaaacATTTTGTTCTTgatttggttattttttttttttttcatacgttTGTATGACATACGATAATTGATATATGTACGTAAGCTTGTAATTAATCTTTCATGGAAAACTAAAcgctcgaaaaataaaaaaaacattttggaaAACGGTTGACCCAGCGTGCCAGCCCTAaaatttcccgctgttttcgagctccttaaGTTCGAAAAAAGTCATGTTTAGCCTTGAtctatgaaaattcaaaaaatcaaaaataattagaaaaaaattacgattattgttattttttgaatttttcgtcaccgatatcttttgaactcaTTAATCGATTTTGATTTCCAATGCGGCAATCGACGCAAGTTTTTCAGCCTCTGAcaccacaaaaaaaattacaatcaacCGGTTCAACAACTTTGATGTTACCTGGGTCAAAAATAgcacttgatttagacttggttttcttaaatcgtgactaaacAAGGAAGGTATACCAAGTGTCCCTCTCAGATTTCGATGAAACAAAGATATGTTATTCTCCGTCGAAATCTAAAGGAAacgtacttttttttagatgcGGAAAAACATATATCTAGGGGATAAAACCACTCCTCAAAGACTCCAAAGGGGTGTTTTTCAAGTTTCGTATACTTGCAGTTTAAATAATCGAATGAGACCAACGGCATTATTTTCGGGGTggaaaataatcaaaagtgCCATTggtgttataataaaaaaataaatagaacaaaatttataagggTTGAAATTCACAaaacctttttttaaaaaaaaaatattcaatagtTATCTTGGTTTGAGATTTTTTGTGCGATTGATCAGAAAATGTACTACTCAAaccaaaagtttaaattttttaaaccaactacctttatttttagttcaagtTCGTActgtttattatttcaaaacgCCATTGTTCTTTAATTAAGTGTATAACTTTCTTGaaccaaatatttttatttcttggttcaagtaagCAACAGGCTTAGTTtaagaaaaatgtttattctaccaagaaatgaaaatttttaaaacaagtacTTCTATTATTGGACCAAGTATGAAATGTGTATTGGCTTAAgagtttttttcttaattccagatttaaaattcaaaagattATTTGACTTCGTTCAAGAAATTCCTGGTTTTTATTCCACctgttgaaaaatttcttggttgaagaaaaattatcttgagtcaagatttttttttctgtatatatatatatatacacggaaaaaaatgtgtagttaaatttactacaaatggAGTTCCATTTACTACACTGACTAGTAATATATAGGATGACTACACGTTTAGTAACAGTTACTAGTACACTGTGGTACACAACCTGTAGTACCATTTACTACAGTAAGTAGTAATAAGAACTAGCATTAAATAACCACTGTGGTTCATTTTACTCCACAACAtagtagaatatattttattcgtaatgtattaattaaatatctgttAGATAACGATCAttagtttttatgatattgaaaacgttataaaaatataaaaattaatcttagatTCTTCAGACTTATAGTATATCAAATTAAaggatataaaaatgaatttattaatgaataacttaaaataataaggacttaaatttcaaaagcctactttttatcaatacccgataatgataattttaaaaatatatttgtaattaataaattctcgtataagcataaacttagaataattaagtattaatttttattaatagaaaatataaaaaacatcgatttaaaagttataattctaataaataacaaatactcaataggcaatgatttgaaaaattgcattaaaatcACGATTCACTGATAAGagcatagaaataaaatttaatagaagttGTAGGTGAGGTAAGCAAAAGGAAGAATGACAGGtaatacaaaacaaatttttttgtattatatttgttatatatatattttttttaaattatataaattataattgcacgcctcgatttttaattatgtatataaatatttttaattataaatattattatttataatgttttataatattatttataataataaatacaatgaCACAAGTTGAGAATACCCACAGAATggagtaaaaaagttataggtggcgctgttattttcttctttcaaTCATTTTACCACACATTGGAGTAGATTGTACAAGTAATCTGGTATTGTGGGCTCCAAAAATAGTAACAGATaccaattcatataaaattgtgtggttCCTGTTTTTTATCACAATCGCGGATGGGATGTTAATGTTCAtgcaattgtaataatttaataagttaaattaatatcttattaatgtttctttattttgaatttcaatatAGTAACtgatgtaatttaataatgaacaaaatgcttttataaattaattgaacaaAAATGGTGAATATAAATCAATGAACAAATTCGGTAATAACTTCAAAATGGAATTTGCTTTGAATTTTGGTAAGGATGAGAACTAGGCAAGTCTCAACTAAACGGTTTGGGTTCTTGGTGGTAACtgtcttattatttttgtcttgTATCTGAGACCCTTTAACCTCAGGACCCTTGAACTGTATGTAAAAATCTAAGTGTTTAGAAAAGGTGGGAAACGTGACATTGTGATTGGGAATCAGCAATTGTAGGAGTAACAATCCTTGGAGTAGGAGGAGGTATTGCGAGAAAGGATAGACCAGAGAAAAGAGCGAGACATTAGAAAGGCTAGAAATTATTTAGAGAAAACTGGAGACCATATGATATCGACATAGGCTTAGGACAGAAGACATTTAAAGGAAAAAGGCAATAAAGTAATTTAGTTCAGCTGGACGACGTCGTCTGGgaaaataagtttaaattttacttaaggaataaattttaagaggCCTTTAGGATTAAGTTGTAAATTATCTAAACTCAAATTCAGAGAAACTCACATTTTGaagttttacaatatataaaaaaaaaagggtcttaaatcataaaactaaaatattgtCAAACAATGGAATTAAAATTGGCTATGCTCTCAACGCCGATAGttatcttaaaaatatttggaataaaataaaaattagaaatgttgaactacaatattataaaaatcagtcaTAACTTTAAACATTCTCCCCCCGTTGAGAGGTCATAGCCGAGCAACTTAATGTCtctaaatattcaatttttgctCTGATTGGAATCATCGCACACAGGTAAAATTgcaagttttttaatatttcgaaCAAAAGTATTTCTTGAGGTTTTCACTTTCACTGTACGAATAATACCATCATCACCTGGATAACATTCGATAACTTGCCCCATCACCCATTGTGCTGGTGGGGAATTATCATCTCGAAGGAGAACGACTGCTCCCTGAGTAATATTAGGCTCAGGTTTGTCCCACTTCGTTCTACGAGTGAGTTCATTAAGATATTCTAAGCTCCACCGCTTCCAAAAATCTTGTTTTACCTTTTGAATATGTTCCCAGGTTGATAAGCGGTTAGTTGGAATATCTGTAAAATCATGACCTCGAAGGTTGGTCAGCGAATCAccaattaaaaaatggccGGGGGTAAGGACTAAGGGATCGTTTGAATCTGAGGAAATAGGAGTTAGTGGTCTTGAATTTAAGATGGCTTCGATTTCAATTACTAAAGTGTTAAATTGTTCATATGTGAACAGCATTTCATGTCCAGCCACATGTTGTAGAAGccttttaaaactttttactgCAGCTTCCCATAAACCTCCAACGTGAGGGGCCTGTGGTGGAATGAAATGCCACTGAATGCCTTTGGTAGTAAGGTAcccttgaattttttcttgagCCTCAGCCGTGGAAAGTTCATCGGTCAATTCtcgtaaaatattatttgcaCCAACAAAGTTGGTCCCATTGTCACTATATATATCTTGGCACAACCCACGTCGTGAGACAAATCTTCTCAATGCTGATAAGAAACCTTCGGATGTCAAATCAGTAATTAATTCAAGGTGGACTGCTTTCACTGCAAGACACACAAATACAGCAACATACGATTTGATTTGTGCCCGATTGCGAAATTTCTTTTCCTTAAGGATAAACGGTCCACAGTAATCTACTCCAACTTGGCTAAACGGACGTGAGGGATTGACTCGAGGCTTAGGTAGATTACCCATAAGATAATTAGTAGTAGGAGGTCTGGCTTTACAACATTGTACACATTTGTTGAGGATTTTGTATACCTGGCTTCGACCTTCAATAATCCAGTATTTGCGCCGCAAAATGTACAATGTTTGTTGCACTCCGCAGTGTAAATGTATCCTGTGTGTATGACGAATAAAAAGATTGGTGACATGGTTATTTTTCGGTAAGATAATAGGATGTTTTGCATCAAAGGGTAAATTAGAGAAGGATAAACGACCACCGACTCTCATTATCCCATTATCATCCAACATTGGGGTTAATTTTGAAAGTTGAGCATTTGTATGTTTTGACAAGTCCaatttattaagaattttaaGATCTTCGGCAAAAGCTTGACGTTGAACTGCCTTAATTACTCGAATCTCTACTTCCCGTAATTCTTTTACTGTTAATGGGCCTTTTGTTTGACGCCCTCTTACAAACCTGAAGCAATAAGCCAACGAACGCATCAGACGGTCAAGATTCGAAAACTTGTCAAATGTTGTAAATTCTCTTTTGGTGGTAAACAGACAAGTGAAGCGCCGTTGCTCAGGTATTTCTTTACTGAAATGTAAATTAGTGACTGGCCACTTATTCTGGGGCTCGCTTAACCATAGAGGTCCCTTTCTCCAAATTTTCATTGAAAGAAAGTCAGCAGGTAGAACCCCTCTTGACACAAGATCTGCAGGATTATCTTTTGTGGGTACATGGTGCCATTTGTCAATAATCGTTTTGTTTTGAATGTCTACCACTCGGTTGGAAACAAACGTTTTTAAATGCTGAGGTGATGTATTGAGCCAATGTAAAACTATAGTTGAATCAGTCCAACAATAAATTCCATCAAATGTCATCTTAATGGCTGAAACTGTAGCTGTAATTAACGTTGCTAGAAGTTGTGCACCGCACAACTCTAATCTTGGTATggtaattgtttttaatgGAGCAACCCTTGATTTGGCACACAATAATTGTACTCGCGTCTTACCTTGATGGTCAAGTACACGCAAATAAACGCAAGCACCATATGCCTTTTCACTTGCATCTGAAAATCCATGTagctgtatattttttattgctgatGACATAATCGTCCGGGGAAAAGATATCTGGTTCAATAACTGCAGTTGACTGCAGTAGGTTTTCCATTCAGTGTGAAGTTCCAGTGGCAAAGATTCATCCCAATCGAGTTTCTCGGACCATAATCTCTGTAGAAGAATTTTAGCTATGATAATAACAGGTGCTAATAGTCCTAGaggatcaaaaattttcgctACTTCAGACAGAATAGTTCTCTTTGTGATTTTAGTCTGGTTTGTAATGGTAATAGCATTAACTGTATACATTATGCTATCGGTCTTTGACTCCCAGCAGACGCCCAAAGTCTTTAATGTTGTGTCGCCCAACTGTAAATGAGGGTTAATGTTTTCTTTGGCAATATCCTTTAATACCTCACTGTCATTTGATGCCCATTGACGAATAATTAAACCAGCCTTGGCAAGTATATGGGAGACTTCTTGTCGCATTTGAATCGCTTCTAATTTGGTTTGGGCTCCAGTGAGTAGATCATCTACATAAAAGTCCTCCGTCAGAATTTTGGCTGCTATGGGAAACGAGTGACCTTCATCTTGGGCCAGTTGATGTAAACAACGGATAGCCAGGTATGGTGCGGGTCTAAGTCCAAAGGTTACTGTATTCAATTCATAGGATTGTGTTTTATTACCATGATTCCATAATATACGTTGAAATTTTCTGTCTTCTTTCCGCACTAAAAATTGTCGGtacattttttcaatgtcaCCTGTTAAAACGATTGGATGCTTTCGAAAACGaattaaaagtgaaaaaagGTCCGATTGAATAGTAGGTCCAGTGAACAGTTTATCGTTTAATGATATACCTGTTGTTGTATTTGCTGAACCATCAAATACAACTCTCACCTTGGTGGTCATGCTTGTTTCC carries:
- the LOC130667190 gene encoding uncharacterized protein LOC130667190, which translates into the protein MISQIVPDQPIHQETLKIPSNIKLADPLFYKPAPIDLLIGAGTTLSLLCIGQIKISLPAQQELFLQKTLLGWIIGGAAPSSKYVKPAACHVTNINDFDLNKFWEIEECPSSKRFTPEEEECEQHFQKHITRDPTGRYVVALPFNPRIPALGDSYHLALKRLINTEQKLKRNPSLKTQYHQVIQEYLDLNHMSLIHDQPTATTSYYLPHHAVIKETSMTTKVRVVFDGSANTTTGISLNDKLFTGPTIQSDLFSLLIRFRKHPIVLTGDIEKMYRQFLVRKEDRKFQRILWNHGNKTQSYELNTVTFGLRPAPYLAIRCLHQLAQDEGHSFPIAAKILTEDFYVDDLLTGAQTKLEAIQMRQEVSHILAKAGLIIRQWASNDSEVLKDIAKENINPHLQLGDTTLKTLGVCWESKTDSIMYTVNAITITNQTKITKRTILSEVAKIFDPLGLLAPVIIIAKILLQRLWSEKLDWDESLPLELHTEWKTYCSQLQLLNQISFPRTIMSSAIKNIQLHGFSDASEKAYGACVYLRVLDHQGKTRVQLLCAKSRVAPLKTITIPRLELCGAQLLATLITATVSAIKMTFDGIYCWTDSTIVLHWLNTSPQHLKTFVSNRVVDIQNKTIIDKWHHVPTKDNPADLVSRGVLPADFLSMKIWRKGPLWLSEPQNKWPVTNLHFSKEIPEQRRFTCLFTTKREFTTFDKFSNLDRLMRSLAYCFRFVRGRQTKGPLTVKELREVEIRVIKAVQRQAFAEDLKILNKLDLSKHTNAQLSKLTPMLDDNGIMRVGGRLSFSNLPFDAKHPIILPKNNHVTNLFIRHTHRIHLHCGVQQTLYILRRKYWIIEGRSQVYKILNKCVQCCKARPPTTNYLMGNLPKPRVNPSRPFSQVGVDYCGPFILKEKKFRNRAQIKSYVAVFVCLAVKAVHLELITDLTSEGFLSALRRFVSRRGLCQDIYSDNGTNFVGANNILRELTDELSTAEAQEKIQGYLTTKGIQWHFIPPQAPHVGGLWEAAVKSFKRLLQHVAGHEMLFTYEQFNTLVIEIEAILNSRPLTPISSDSNDPLVLTPGHFLIGDSLTNLRGHDFTDIPTNRLSTWEHIQKVKQDFWKRWSLEYLNELTRRTKWDKPEPNITQGAVVLLRDDNSPPAQWVMGQVIECYPGDDGIIRTVKVKTSRNTFVRNIKKLAILPVCDDSNQSKN